Within the Pirellulales bacterium genome, the region CAGTGCCCGCAGCCGCAATGCCCGGCTGGCTGCGATCCGATCCTTCTTCCGGTTCGTGGCTATGCACGAGCCGGCCCATATGCTTCATTGCCAGAGAATCTTGGCCATGCCGAGCAAACGCTACGTGCGACAAACGGTTGAGTTCTTGGATCGTGCGGAGATGGAAGCATTGCTGGCTGCGGCGGATCGATCCACATGGGTCGGACGGCGCGACCATGCCATTCTCGTCGTGGCTCTGCAAACCGGACTGAGGGCGTCGGAGATCGTTAACCTGCGCCGCTGCGACATCGTGACCGGAACAGGAGCCCACGTCCGGTGCGAGGGCAAAGGGCGCAAACAGCGCTCTACGCCATTGCGACAGGACACCCTCAAGGTTCTGGATGCGTGGCTCAGTGAGCGAATGGGCGGCACCGACGATCCGTTGTTCCCGACGGTGCGAGGGACCAAGCTCAGCCGTGATGCTCTCGAACGCCTTGTGCAAAAACACACGCTGGCGGCTGCGAAGTCGTGCCCCTCACTGATTGGGAAACGGGTCAGCCCGCACGTTCTCAGGCACAGTACGGCGATGGAACTGCTCCACCACGGTGTCGATCAATCGGTGATCGCGCTCTGGCTTGGGCATGAATCCGTCGAGACCACACAGGTCTACATCCACGCCGACCTGCGCCTCAAGGAGAAGGCGCTCGCACGAATCGCCGCACCAGAATCTCATCCTGGGCGATACCGGCCAGACGATACGTTACTTGCCTTCCTCGAAGCTCTGTAATTATGCCGAGCAGCCGCGTCGGATGCCCCCTGAAATCCAGGAACTTCACATCCGACGCGGCATAATCCGGCACGCGGCATTATGTGTGACTTCGTGTGCCAGGGTGGCGTAGTAACTTTCGGCATCGCGGAAGCTCTCGAAGGCGGGCACTTGAATGCAGTCGGGCTGCCGGGCGTAATAGGCCATCGAGCCGCCGTGCCTGATGTCCGCACCGGTGCGGCCGAAGAACTGCTCCGCCCGCTGGACCCGCTCGACAGTATGCAGCCGTGGCTCGGCCTGGGCATAGTAGTGGGCAGGCAAGCCGTCGATTTGCTCGGCATTGAAGACGGAGTAGCTCTTGAGGAAAGGCACCTCGTGCTCGTGCTCCTCGCCGTTATCGTCGGTTTCGTGCCGGGTGAAAGTGTTGGCATAGACGACGAGCGATCCCTTCTCGCCGCGGCGGACCCGTCCTTCGAGTTCACCGGCCTGCCGGTAGGTCATCCACAGGGGACAGGTAAAGCCGTGCCGCATGGCGGCCAGCCACAGCAGCACGACGTTGATGCCGCGGTACGGCATGGCATTGAACCGCAAGGGCCGTGATACCACGCCCGCCGCGTGGGCGGCCTGCCAGGGTTGAAGCCAGGGGCGACTGCCCGCTTCGAGTTGGGCGACGATCTGGTCGGTCACCCGGCTGTAGACATCGGCTCGCACGGAGGTCATGCCGGCCTCCGGTCGGACGCGGCCTTGACGATGGCAGCTCGAAGCCTCGCCTGAATGTCGGTGCGCGGCACGAGAGTTTGAGTGTCAATCCAGTCCGAAGCGGCTTGTAAGGCGTCCCGCAGTTCCACAACAATCCCCAACTCCAGCGCCTCGGTGCTGAGGCCCTCGCAGGCATTGACGGCAGCGACGATGCGACGGGCGTTGGCTTCGGTTTCTTTTTCCCATGCGCCGCCATCGTCTTCCTCGGGCTGGTGAGCGTCCATGTAAGCGATGGCTAGGGCGCCATTGGTGATAGGCTTTCCATCTTGCTCGGGGCGATAGTCCCACGGCCCCGGCGTGTGCGCGATTCTGGAGGAAGCATCTGCTGTGCTGAGTCCGGCATCCTCCACCTCTTCGCGCTGCATCGGGACGTGAACCTGAATATCGACTCCCTCGGGGACCGCCGCCAAACTGATCAGGTAACCGATCCGGTTCACGAAATGCATTCCGCTATGGAGGTACATATCGCCGTCCTCACCGTCCACCAGGGTCCAGACGGTGGACGGGTGTTGCTTTCGCACGAAGTCGAGTTCTTCGCCGAAGGTCTCGAAGAGACATCCTCCCGCATCACCGAATGCCCAAGTGGCATGGGGATTGAGATGGTTCGTCCTCAACGGATAGCGCTTGTCAAACTCGTCTTCAGTCAGCTCGATCAGATCATGTTTCATGGTGTGAGTCCTTTTCGTTATGGGGCGGACGTTGCCGCCCGCCCCGAGGTTGGTTTTCTCAGGCTGCAATCCTGAAGGTTTCGCGTAATGCGAAAACCGACTCCGCCGAAACCGCGATCAGAGCGGTCGAGCGATGCCCCAGTCGTTCGCGGATGTCAGCAGGTAGATCGATTACCTCCAGCACATCCTCCACGGTTCTGCTTGCCGTTACGAAATCCAGGAATTGACGCTTCCTGTCATTTTTGAGCCCGTAGTTGGCCTGAAACTCCGCCTCATATGCGTCGAACACCTGCTCGCATTCCGCCGATACGGCGAGCACTTCTCCCGAGTAGCAACCACGATGTTGCGGCATATCGGCAAGGCTCGCATCGGACGGAAATGACTTGCCGTCAACTCTTCCGCTGGGGAATTGGAACCGTAGGCAGTGATCCGTTCTGACAACCTCGTACTTGCGAAGAACCGCCATGTCCGCCTCGGGGTACTTCGCACGAATCGCCTCGTTGGCATACCCGATCAATTGCTGGAGCAGTTCATTCTCTCGCGTCCGATCAATGCCCGATTCGATGTGTTTGAAGCCGTACTCCTCGATGATGGCACGGCGTGCTTTGTTGAGTTGCGTTCTCTTGGTCATATAAAAATTCCTTCTCGAAAGGGCGGCCCGTTTCCGAGCCGCCCGGTTGAACATCATTACGCCGCCTGTTGGGATTCTTTGCGGCTCTTCGCGTCGGCCTGCTGCTGGTTGGTGATCCAGGTGTGGGCCAAGTCGAGCAGCTTGGCCATCGGCAGCAAGTCGTCCGAATTGAGGCTGTCGGTTTCCTTCCAGGTCTCCTCGCCTTGCTTGTAGCTGCGGCTGGAGGTGACGCTGTACCAGGAGCCTTTCTCGCCGCTATTGCGCCAGATAGTGACTTGCAGGACGCCGTTGCGGATTTTGTGTGCTGGTTTAGACATGGTATGGGTCTCCTTCATTTAGGTTTCCGGCCCCGCCAACCGGGGCCTTACGGCAATCAAAACGAAGCCGCCAAAGCCGGGAGCACTTCAGCGACGGTCAATTGCCGGGTGAGAACGAAACGGCCCTCGCGAGGTCGGCGGTGTGCCGCCTTTACCTCGCCGCCGTTTCGCAACGGAAGCCGGTGATTGACCGGCCCGGCGGCGGCTTCAGAGTGCCGTAAGTATGGCCTCGGTGG harbors:
- a CDS encoding ArdC-like ssDNA-binding domain-containing protein, which encodes MTSVRADVYSRVTDQIVAQLEAGSRPWLQPWQAAHAAGVVSRPLRFNAMPYRGINVVLLWLAAMRHGFTCPLWMTYRQAGELEGRVRRGEKGSLVVYANTFTRHETDDNGEEHEHEVPFLKSYSVFNAEQIDGLPAHYYAQAEPRLHTVERVQRAEQFFGRTGADIRHGGSMAYYARQPDCIQVPAFESFRDAESYYATLAHEVTHNAACRIMPRRM
- a CDS encoding tyrosine-type recombinase/integrase — translated: MTMTTLPALIQQFFTDRLCNQMEASPNTIASYRDTFRLLLRFASERTNRVPTKLKIEDLDMALVEDFLVHVETQRRNSARSRNARLAAIRSFFRFVAMHEPAHMLHCQRILAMPSKRYVRQTVEFLDRAEMEALLAAADRSTWVGRRDHAILVVALQTGLRASEIVNLRRCDIVTGTGAHVRCEGKGRKQRSTPLRQDTLKVLDAWLSERMGGTDDPLFPTVRGTKLSRDALERLVQKHTLAAAKSCPSLIGKRVSPHVLRHSTAMELLHHGVDQSVIALWLGHESVETTQVYIHADLRLKEKALARIAAPESHPGRYRPDDTLLAFLEAL